CTGGCGCGAGCATGGCGACCGCGACGCGGCCCATAGGCTCGTGACCTCGCATTTGCGCCTCGTCGCCAAGATCGCCATGGGCTATCGCGGCTACGGGCTGCCGATGGGCGAAGTCGTGTCGGAAGGCAATGTCGGCCTGATGCAGGCGGTCAAACGCTTCGAGCCCGACAAGGGCTTCAGGCTCGCGACCTATGCGATGTGGTGGATCAAGGCCTCGATCCAGGAATACATCCTGCGTTCCTGGTCGCTGGTGAAGATGGGCACCACCGCCAACCAGAAGAAGCTGTTCTTCAACCTGCGCAAGGCAAAGAGCAAGATCTCGGCGCTCGGCGAGGGCGATCTCAAGCCCGACCAGGTCAAGACCATCGCGACCAAGCTCGGCGTCAACGAGCAGGACGTGATCGACATGAACCGCCGCCTCGGCGGCGACGCCTCGCTGAACACGCCGCTACGCGAGGATGGCGAAGGCGAATGGCAGGACTGGCTCGTCGACGACAGCGAGAGCCAGGAGCGCCGCCTTGCCGACTCCGAAGAGAGCGACAACCGCCATCTGGCCCTGCGTGAGGCGCTGGGCGTGCTTAACGATCGCGAGCGCCGCATCTTCGAAGCGCGCCGTCTCGCCGAGGACCCGATCACCCTGGAGGAGCTCTCCGAGGAGTTCGGCGTCTCGCGCGAGCGCGTCCGCCAGATCGAGGTCCGCGCCTTCGAGAAGGTGCAGGACGCGGTCAAGAAGGCGCTGGTGAAGATCGAGGCGCCGCGGGCCGCCCTGCCCGCGGCCTGATCAGTAGAGCGGTAGCAACGGCTGCAAGGGCAGCCGGAGCGGCCCAAGGAAGACCCTGCCCTCGCGCAGGACCAGCGGCGGCAGGGGCGAAAGCCCTGCCGCCGTATTGTTTTGCGTGCCATCGCCACCACGTCCACCGAACAGGGCGCCGAGGCCTGCCGCCAGGCCGCCGACCTTGATGCCAGCGATACGATCGACGCCGGCGACTGCCGCCGAGACCTTGCCAGCCGGCCGATGCGCCTCGTCAAGCGCAATCAGGCCGCTGGCCTCGAGCCGCACCGGCCCCTTCGTCAGGACGAGCTTGGTCACGTCGAGCCCGCCGCCAGAGGTAC
This sequence is a window from Bosea vestrisii. Protein-coding genes within it:
- the rpoH gene encoding RNA polymerase sigma factor RpoH, with product MAIASLPVMSAEGGLSRYLDEIRRFPMLEPNEEFMLAKSWREHGDRDAAHRLVTSHLRLVAKIAMGYRGYGLPMGEVVSEGNVGLMQAVKRFEPDKGFRLATYAMWWIKASIQEYILRSWSLVKMGTTANQKKLFFNLRKAKSKISALGEGDLKPDQVKTIATKLGVNEQDVIDMNRRLGGDASLNTPLREDGEGEWQDWLVDDSESQERRLADSEESDNRHLALREALGVLNDRERRIFEARRLAEDPITLEELSEEFGVSRERVRQIEVRAFEKVQDAVKKALVKIEAPRAALPAA